From one Streptomyces sp. ICC1 genomic stretch:
- a CDS encoding Lsr2 family protein, with protein sequence MAQKVQVLLVDDLDGGEADETVTFALDGKTYEIDLTTANAEKLRGLLDPYTKGGRRTGGRGAATGRTKGRAVAASAGNPDTAVIRAWAKENGYSVNDRGRVPAEIRQAFEDRKV encoded by the coding sequence GTGGCACAGAAGGTTCAGGTCCTTCTTGTCGACGACCTCGACGGCGGCGAGGCGGACGAGACGGTGACGTTCGCTCTGGATGGCAAGACCTACGAGATCGACCTCACCACCGCCAACGCTGAAAAGCTCCGCGGTCTGCTCGACCCGTACACCAAGGGCGGGCGCCGCACCGGTGGCCGCGGCGCCGCGACCGGCCGTACCAAGGGGCGCGCTGTCGCCGCTTCGGCCGGAAACCCGGACACCGCCGTCATTCGCGCGTGGGCCAAGGAAAACGGCTACAGCGTGAATGACCGCGGCCGCGTTCCCGCGGAAATCCGTCAGGCGTTCGAGGACCGCAAGGTCTGA